Proteins co-encoded in one Flavivirga eckloniae genomic window:
- a CDS encoding VCBS repeat-containing protein: MLTSDVTGIEFQNTLTESDTLNYFNYPYIYMGGGIAVGDFNNDGLQDLYFTGNMVENKLYLNKGDLVFHDVTKEANAGLSHENWFLGATTVDINNDGWLDIYLSVSGKAPHCPNKLLVNQGLNKEGRLTFKEEAEAYGIADNGHSTQSTFFDYDNDGDLDLYVANYPITPFNTTPYIFMQHIRHAVPRHSNHLYRNDGNGQFKDVTKEAGMLSYSLSLSASISDLNNDGYKDIYVSNDFASADFCYINNGDGTFKNTIEQSVKHTALYGMGADIADFNNDGFLDIFQADMDASTNKRSKANMASMNPQVFWDTYDNGLYYQYMHNCLQLNAGVLGEGNTPQFNNISRISNTSSTDWSWGPVFADLNNDGWKDLYVSNGTRREINNTDFFNALKKNKNPFSEKKEDDRLKNTLRMPSEKTDNFVFKNSGDLTFEKMNKAWGLEFKGFSNGVAYADLDNDGDLEIILNNIDDKAVIFRNNNSESNHYITVKFDGNKLNPRGIGAKCTVIADGKKQFQELSLEHGYISSMASLLHFGLGKETIIDTLKVEWQDGKTQTLTQVSVNKMVVLKNADAQLAKTEGKVKKEKLFISKNNVLDSLFVHVENEYDDYIKEILLPHKTSTFGPYVSVGDLNKDGLDDFYVSGASKQAGGLFYQNKQGLFDKQYFTLEDDKEYEDMGSLMFDADNDGDLDLYVVSGGNEFEPDSKWLQDRLYVNDGLGNLVLSKEALPEMITSGSRVYNFDYDKDGDQDLLVCGRLVPGNYPAPAKTYILENVSTFEKIKFLDVTNMLIPEFNKLGLATSASIEDIDNDGWKDIVVVGEWMPIRVFKNNEGKNFSDISEKLGLTKTTGWWFSVASGDFDNDGDIDFVAGNLGLNYKYKSFEGETFDIYFNDFDNNNKNDIVLSYYNEGKKYPVRGRSCSSSQVGEIKEKFKTYNEFAEATLVDVYGKEELEASLHYQVNTFATSYIENRGDSFVLHELPNEVQLSNVNQILVKDFNKDGHQDIVTAGNLYGSEIETPRNDAGTGMFLAGNGQGTFTPYSIIESGFYTPKDVKDLAFIKVGNKQMIIVSNNNDTLKFIEIKSK; encoded by the coding sequence TTGCTGACATCAGATGTCACGGGAATTGAGTTCCAAAACACATTGACAGAATCGGACACACTTAATTATTTTAATTATCCATATATCTATATGGGAGGCGGTATTGCCGTGGGAGATTTTAATAATGATGGTTTACAAGATTTGTATTTTACTGGTAATATGGTGGAGAATAAACTATATCTAAATAAAGGAGATTTAGTTTTTCATGATGTTACAAAAGAAGCAAATGCTGGACTATCCCATGAGAATTGGTTTTTAGGTGCAACAACTGTCGATATTAATAATGACGGTTGGTTAGATATATATTTAAGCGTATCTGGAAAAGCGCCACATTGCCCGAATAAACTTTTAGTTAATCAGGGGCTTAATAAGGAAGGTCGTCTAACATTTAAAGAAGAAGCAGAGGCATACGGTATCGCAGATAACGGGCATAGCACACAAAGTACTTTTTTCGATTATGATAATGATGGTGATCTGGATTTGTATGTGGCCAATTATCCCATTACACCATTTAATACAACGCCCTATATATTCATGCAACATATAAGGCATGCCGTTCCAAGGCACTCAAATCACCTGTACAGAAACGATGGTAACGGTCAATTTAAGGATGTTACCAAAGAAGCCGGAATGTTATCTTATAGCCTGTCGTTAAGTGCCAGTATTAGTGATTTAAATAACGATGGTTATAAAGATATTTATGTAAGTAACGATTTTGCCAGTGCAGATTTTTGTTATATAAATAATGGTGATGGAACCTTTAAAAATACCATTGAACAATCAGTGAAGCACACTGCTTTATATGGTATGGGAGCCGATATCGCCGATTTTAATAATGACGGTTTTCTAGATATTTTTCAAGCCGATATGGATGCGTCTACGAATAAACGATCTAAAGCAAACATGGCAAGTATGAACCCTCAGGTGTTTTGGGATACGTACGACAATGGACTTTACTATCAATACATGCATAATTGTTTGCAATTAAATGCCGGTGTTTTAGGTGAAGGAAACACACCGCAGTTTAACAACATTTCCAGAATTTCGAATACCTCAAGCACCGATTGGAGCTGGGGACCTGTTTTTGCAGATTTAAACAATGATGGGTGGAAAGATTTATACGTATCAAACGGAACAAGAAGAGAAATAAATAATACCGATTTTTTTAATGCACTTAAAAAAAATAAAAACCCTTTTAGTGAAAAGAAAGAAGATGATAGGTTGAAGAATACCTTAAGAATGCCTTCGGAAAAAACAGATAATTTTGTTTTTAAAAATTCCGGAGACCTAACATTCGAAAAAATGAATAAAGCCTGGGGACTAGAATTTAAAGGATTTTCGAATGGTGTTGCTTATGCCGATTTAGATAATGATGGCGACCTCGAAATTATATTAAACAATATAGATGATAAAGCGGTAATATTTAGAAATAATAATAGTGAAAGTAATCATTATATTACTGTTAAATTCGACGGAAATAAATTAAACCCCAGAGGAATTGGGGCAAAATGTACAGTAATAGCAGATGGTAAAAAGCAGTTTCAGGAATTAAGTCTGGAGCACGGCTATATATCCTCTATGGCATCATTGCTTCATTTTGGTTTGGGTAAAGAAACCATAATCGATACTTTAAAAGTGGAATGGCAAGATGGCAAAACTCAAACGCTTACTCAGGTCTCGGTTAATAAAATGGTGGTACTAAAAAATGCAGACGCACAATTAGCTAAAACTGAGGGAAAAGTTAAAAAAGAAAAACTCTTTATTTCAAAAAATAATGTATTGGATTCGCTTTTTGTTCATGTTGAAAACGAGTATGACGATTATATAAAAGAAATACTGTTGCCTCACAAAACGTCAACCTTTGGTCCTTATGTTTCGGTTGGAGATTTAAACAAAGATGGTTTAGACGATTTTTACGTGAGCGGTGCTTCAAAACAGGCAGGAGGACTTTTTTATCAGAATAAACAAGGCTTATTTGATAAACAATATTTTACTTTGGAAGATGATAAAGAATATGAAGATATGGGATCTTTAATGTTCGATGCAGATAACGATGGTGATTTGGATTTATATGTCGTAAGCGGAGGGAATGAATTTGAACCAGATTCTAAATGGCTTCAAGATAGACTCTATGTAAACGATGGCTTAGGTAATTTGGTCTTATCTAAAGAGGCCCTACCCGAAATGATTACCAGCGGATCGCGCGTCTACAATTTTGATTATGATAAAGATGGCGATCAAGACCTGCTAGTTTGTGGCAGATTGGTTCCGGGTAACTATCCCGCACCGGCAAAAACTTATATTTTAGAAAATGTTAGTACATTTGAAAAGATTAAGTTTTTAGATGTAACTAACATGCTGATACCAGAGTTCAATAAACTAGGGTTAGCCACTTCTGCAAGTATTGAAGATATAGATAATGATGGTTGGAAAGATATTGTGGTAGTGGGTGAGTGGATGCCTATTCGTGTTTTTAAAAATAATGAAGGCAAAAACTTTAGTGATATTTCAGAAAAATTGGGGTTGACAAAAACTACCGGATGGTGGTTTAGTGTTGCTAGCGGCGATTTCGATAACGATGGAGACATAGACTTCGTAGCAGGAAACCTAGGACTTAATTATAAGTATAAATCATTTGAAGGAGAGACATTCGATATTTATTTTAACGATTTCGATAACAACAACAAGAACGATATCGTTTTAAGCTATTATAACGAAGGCAAAAAATACCCAGTTAGAGGCCGTTCATGCTCATCCTCTCAGGTAGGTGAAATAAAAGAAAAGTTTAAAACCTATAACGAATTTGCTGAGGCAACTTTGGTTGATGTGTATGGTAAAGAAGAATTAGAAGCATCCCTGCACTATCAGGTCAATACATTTGCAACCTCTTATATCGAAAATAGAGGAGATTCTTTTGTGTTGCATGAATTGCCTAATGAGGTGCAATTATCTAATGTAAACCAAATACTGGTGAAGGATTTTAATAAAGATGGGCATCAGGATATCGTAACTGCTGGGAATTTATATGGCTCTGAAATAGAAACTCCAAGAAACGATGCCGGAACAGGTATGTTTTTAGCAGGAAACGGTCAAGGAACGTTTACACCCTATTCTATAATAGAAAGTGGGTTTTATACGCCCAAAGATGTTAAAGATCTGGCCTTTATTAAGGTTGGTAATAAGCAAATGATTATTGTATCAAATAATAACGACACCCTTAAATTTATAGAAATTAAATCCAAATAG
- a CDS encoding RagB/SusD family nutrient uptake outer membrane protein, with translation MKRIKIFFTGIAVIFGILISCNESGLELNNPNQLSEATFFKSSLQLEAAATACYTYLQETGNYARYQFYINDNIAGENRATGNLEGDKAQMIARVVNETNEGSVRHWTHNYQGIGRCNFVITNEENFENIPEDDALGRLGEVRFLRALFYFHLVTKYGDIPLVLDTQSLPSGRPKSPASEVYNAIIEDLEFATDNLPAKGVQEKGRPTKGSAWALLGKVLLQNGDAAGAKNALEKVTGYTLMDNYLDNFSGSKDLEHNDESIFEVNFDESTGEGDSWQQTGRGNAETTFRAMEYSGWWNVKPSQVLLDEFEDGDIRYAYTFYSIDDSDNGTMTNTYNNGESTFADGTIGPDNNPAWRKYQNYDNRSSETPFSGINVRVIRYADVLLMQAEAEIRSGGSEAVALGFLNQVRARPSVNMPAINVSGTEAILDAIKHERWVELAGEQSRWLDLKRFDGDTYLLPIPSVELQVNTNL, from the coding sequence ATGAAAAGAATTAAAATATTTTTTACTGGCATTGCAGTGATTTTTGGAATTTTAATTTCCTGCAATGAATCAGGATTAGAATTAAATAATCCTAATCAACTGTCGGAGGCTACATTTTTTAAGTCAAGTTTACAGTTGGAAGCGGCGGCGACTGCCTGCTATACGTATCTTCAAGAAACAGGTAATTATGCGAGATATCAATTCTATATTAACGATAATATTGCGGGCGAAAATCGTGCAACAGGTAACTTGGAAGGGGATAAAGCGCAGATGATTGCTCGAGTTGTAAATGAGACAAACGAAGGAAGTGTGAGACATTGGACTCATAATTATCAAGGTATAGGCCGTTGTAATTTTGTTATTACTAACGAAGAAAATTTTGAGAATATACCTGAGGATGATGCTTTGGGAAGGTTAGGAGAGGTACGATTCTTAAGAGCACTTTTTTATTTCCATTTAGTGACTAAATATGGCGATATTCCATTAGTGCTGGATACTCAGAGTTTACCGTCGGGTAGGCCTAAATCGCCAGCGTCAGAGGTTTACAATGCTATTATTGAAGATTTGGAATTTGCAACAGATAACTTGCCCGCAAAAGGAGTGCAAGAAAAAGGTAGACCAACAAAAGGATCTGCTTGGGCGTTATTAGGAAAAGTATTGTTACAAAATGGGGATGCAGCTGGTGCAAAAAATGCCTTAGAAAAAGTTACAGGTTATACTTTGATGGATAATTATTTGGATAACTTTTCTGGAAGCAAAGACCTTGAGCATAACGACGAATCTATATTTGAAGTAAATTTTGACGAATCTACAGGAGAGGGAGACTCATGGCAGCAAACAGGAAGAGGAAATGCAGAAACAACGTTTAGAGCTATGGAGTATTCAGGATGGTGGAATGTGAAACCAAGTCAGGTGCTTTTAGATGAATTCGAAGATGGAGATATACGCTATGCATATACTTTTTATTCAATAGATGATAGTGATAATGGTACAATGACTAATACATATAATAATGGTGAAAGTACATTTGCTGATGGTACAATCGGGCCAGATAATAATCCAGCCTGGAGAAAATATCAAAACTATGATAATAGGTCTTCAGAAACACCATTTAGTGGTATAAACGTAAGGGTTATTCGTTATGCAGATGTATTGCTTATGCAAGCAGAAGCAGAAATACGTTCAGGAGGATCTGAAGCTGTAGCTTTAGGTTTCTTAAATCAAGTTCGGGCAAGACCGTCTGTTAATATGCCAGCTATTAATGTATCCGGCACTGAGGCAATTTTAGATGCTATAAAACATGAACGGTGGGTAGAATTAGCAGGTGAACAATCTAGATGGTTAGATTTAAAAAGATTCGATGGAGATACTTATTTATTGCCCATACCGAGCGTAGAATTGCAGGTTAATACCAATTTGTAA